The region TTTCCATTCTTGCGGCCGCCGTGACCGCGGGTACGCCGATCCTGTACGCGGCGCTTGGCGAGCTTCTGACCGAGCGGGCCGGTATCCTCAACCTCGGAGTCGAGGGGATAATGCTGGTCGGGGCGGTGTCGGGCTTCATCGCGGCCGTTGCCACGGGAAGCTGCTGGTGGGGACTGCTGGCGGCGATGGCGGCCGGCGGGGCGGTGGCCGCCATTCACGGGGTGCTGACGATCACTCTGCGTGCTAACCAGACGGTGAGCGGCTTGGCGTTGACGCTGTTCGGCACGGGCCTGTCGGGGTATCTGGGCAAGTCGTATATCGGTATGCCGGTGCCGCAGGCCTTCAAGGCGGTCACATTGGGTCCGCTGTCCGATATTCCGTATTTGGGAGCGATTTTGTTTAAGCATGACGTGCTGGTCTACGCCAGTTATCTGCTGGTGCCGGCGATGGCGGTTTTCATTCACCGCACGCGGCCCGGCCTGATCTTGCGGGCGATCGGCGAGAATCCGGCGGCCGCCGACGCGCTCGGGTTCAAGGTGTTTACGCTGCGTCATTTGTATGTAATCGCCGGCGGGATGCTGTGCGGCGTGGGCGGGGCGTATCTGTCGCTGGCTTACGCGCCGAGTTGGCTTGAGAATATGACGGCCGGACGGGGCTGGATCGCGGTGGCGCTGGTTGTTTTCGCTTTATGGGACCCCTGGAGGGCGCTGATCGGTTCGTATTTGTTCGGCGGCGTCGATGCGCTGGGGTTCAATCTCCAGGTGCTGGGCGTGACCGTGCCGACCTTTTTCCTCAGTATGATGCCGTACTTGTTTACCATCCTGGTGCTGACGCTGCTGATGGCCAAGAGCGGCGGCCGCGTCGTGCCGCCGGGGGCGCTGGGGTTGCCTTACAACCGCGAAGACCGATAGTTTAAGGAGAGAAAGATGCAGGAGTTGCGCGAACGGATCGTGGCCGACGGTGAGGTGATCGGCCGCGATGTCCTCAAAGTTGATTCTTTTCTCAATCATCAGATCGATCCGGCTTTTATCCAGCGGATGGGCAGGGAGATCGCCGGGCGCTTCGCGGGCGAGGGCGTGACCAAGGTGTTGACGGTGGAGGCCTCGGGCATCGCCGTGGCGGCTGCGGTCGGCCTTGCTCTCGGTGTGCCGGTGGTGTTCGCGAAGAAGAAGCAGGCTGTCACGCAGCAGGGCGATCTTTATTCGGCGGAGATTTTTTCTTTTACCCGCCGCGAGTCGGTGCATATCACCGTTGCTCCCAAGTACCTGCGGCCCGAGGATGTGGTGCTGATCGTGGACGATTTTCTGGCCCACGGCGAGGCGCTGAGCGGACTGGTGAAGATTGTGCGGCAGTCGGGGGCGAAGCTCGCCGGCGCGGGCATCGTCATCGAGAAGAGGTTCCAGCGGGGTGGCGAGGCTTTGCGGGCCGAGGGCATCAGGATCGAGTCGCTGGCCGTGATCGAGAGTATGAAAGCGGGGGTAATCACGTTCGGGTAACGGTTCCCCTGGCGCCGCCGAGGTTCTTGCGGGAGGATATACCCGGCCGGCGGCGAAGATTAGGTTGTCAGGGCGCGGTGTTCGCCGCGCCGCATGTTTGTCCGGCAGCAGGTCAATGCTAACTGGGACGCAGAGATAAGGAGGAGTTTTGTTTATGGAGAAAAATCCGACCGCGAAATTCGAGACTACTTTGGGAGATTTTACGGTGGAGTTGTTCGCCGATAAGGCGCCGGTGACGGTGGAAAACTTCGTCACGTTGGCGAAGAAGGGTTATTATGACGGGGTTATTTTTCATCGCGTCATCCCAGGGTTTATGATCCAGGGCGGCGATCCGACGGGTACGGGCAGGGGCGGCCCCGGGTACGCCATCCCGGACGAGTTTCATCCCGACCTGAAGCATGACGTTCCCGGCATTTTGTCGATGGCGAACGCAGGGCCCAATACGGGCGGGTCGCAGTTCTTCGTAACTGTGGCGGCGACGCCGTGGCTGGATAACCGCCACGCGGTGTTCGGCAAGGTGGTGGCCGGTATGGAGGTGGTGGAGAAGATCAGCACGGTGAAGCGCAACGCCAGCGACCGGCCGGTCGAACCGGTGGAGATGAAAAAGGTTACGGTTGATGGCGAGTAGCACGGCTTTCACGTATGTGATCGCGTGCGCCGACGGGACGTTTTACACCGGCTGGACGACTGATCTGGAGGCAAGGCTGGCCGCCCATAACGCCGGCGCGGGGGCGCGGTATACCCGCGGCCGGGGGCCGGTGCGGCTGGTTTACTGGGAGGAGTACGACGACCAGGGCCAGGCGCGGCGGCGCGAGTGCGAGATAAAGAAGATGGACAGACGGCGGAAGGAGGCGCTGGTCGCTTCCGGATGCCGGGCTGTGCCGGCAGGGAAAAAGCCATGTTGAGATGGCTTTTTCTTTTTTACCGGCGGGCGCTGCGGAGGGAAACGGCCGCCTGCCGGCGAATGGATGAAGCAGCGGAATTTGCGCGGAGGAGGAGGCAGGATGAAGAGTGAGATCGCGGCCCGGTTGAAGCTGCGGTATGGGCCGGTCGCCATCGTGCTTGCGGAGGAGAAGCCGGCCGGGGCGCTCGAGTTTCAGGAGGGGAAATGGGGCTGCGTGGCGGCGATGCTGACGGCTGCGGCGAAGGGGCGGCAAGCGGTGTTTGGCCGGGGTCGCCACGGCTGCCAAGGCGGCGGTGTGGGCCTGGGGTTTTGCGCCGCGTTCCCGGCTACGCCCGGCGGGTTCGATTATTTCTTGTCGATCGGCCGAGGCGAAGGCTATCCGCCGGGCGAGGGCTACAAGAAGACGCCCGAATTGGCGGCAAGTTTCAGGGAATGGCTGCCGACGACCGAAATCCCCAGCACTTATGTGGTGTTCAAGCCGCTGGAGGCGCTGGGTGAGGGCGAGGAGCCCGCGGTGGTGGTGTTCTACGCTAACGCGGATCAGTTGTCGGCGTTGGTGGTGCTGGCCAATTACGGCCGGCCGGGCGGCGACAATGTGATAAGCCCCTTTGCGGCCGGCTGCCATTCGACGTTTCTCATCCCCTGGCACGAGGGGCAACAACCAAGGCCGCGGGCGGTGGTGGGGATGACCGATATCAGCGCCCGGCCTTATATTGACGCCGATCTTTTGTCGTTCTCGGTGCCGATGGCGATGTTCCGGGAGATGGAGGCCAATATCCCGGGGAGTTTCCTCGACAGGCACGACTGGACCAAGGTGGCCGCCCGCCTGGAGAAGCAGGAATGACGAAACCGCGGGCGCTTGCCGGCTTGGAAATGGCGATTGCGATTTTATATTATAGGAGGCTGACGACATGATTGTTAAGCAGGATCAGTGGTGTCAGGATGTGGAGGGCTGGCAGCGGGAGACGCTGGGCAAGCGGGTGGTGGAGGCGCTGAAGGCCAATTGGTTCGATGCGCTGTATGTGCCTGACCGGGAGGAGGCCACTAAGTATGTTCTCGGGTACTGCGTCCCCGGCAAAGTGGTGGCTCACGGGGGTTCGGCTACGCTTACGCGGGATATGGCGATCATCGATAAGATCAAGGCGACGGGGGCGACGCTGATCGAGAACGCTTACGGCGACCCGGAGGCGATGTTCGAGGGGCGTCGCAAGCAGTTGCTGAGCGATGTTTATCTTTGTAGCGTCAACGCGCTGACGATGGACGGTTATTTGGTGAGCGTGGACGGCGCGGGCAACCGCACCGGGGCGATGACGTTCGGGCCGCGGAAGGTGATCGTGGTGGCGGGGGCCAATAAGATTTGCCCCGATCTGCCGTCTGCCTGGCAGCGGCTGGAGAAGGTGGCGGGCCCGATGAACCTGAAGCGTCTCAATGCGCCGACGCCGTGCGTGCAGACGGGTTATTGCATGGATTGCCGGGCCGACAAGCGCGGCTGCCGGATTTATACGGTGCTCAAGCGGCGCCCGATGCTGACCGATATCACGGTGGTGGTGGTCGGCGAGAATCTGGGTTTTTGATGTGTTGAAGCGCCGGCGGTGCGCCCACGATTGGCGGCGAGCCTCACCGGACGAATGGCATGGAACGGAAGCGGCCCCCGCCGGGGGCCGCTTTTGCACGATTGTTGGTATTTTGAAGAATATTATTGTCGACGCAGGTACTTTCGGCCTATGTGTAGAATCATCTAGGGGCGAAAAAACCGTATTGGTGACTATATGAAGCGATTATTGGTTATATATGTTGCGGTGGTCGCTCTGGCAGGCGTGTTTTGGCTGGGGGGCTGCGCGGCTTCCGGCGGGAAGCCGGCGGCGCCGGCCGGCGGGCAGACGGCCAAGCCTGCCGCCGCGGAACAGAACCGGAAGATGCCGCCGCCGGCCGGGGTGCCGGTGCTGATGTATCATAAGATCGGCGGTGAAAAGGGCAACGATGCCGTTATTTCCGAGGCTCTTTTCATTTCGCATATGGAGTTTCTCCATAACAACGGTTATAAGACGCTTTCCTTGGCCGAACTGGAGGCTTATCTCGACGGGCGGGCGGAGCTGCCGCCCAAGCCGGTGGTGATCACGTTCGACGACGGGTATCGCGATACGTACGAGATTGCGCTGCCGGTGCTGAAGAAGTACGGTTTAAAAAGTACGTTGTTTATTCCCGTCGCCGATGCCGACCGCCGTCTTTCCTGGGCGGAGCTGCGGGAGATGAAGGCGGCCGGGATGGAGATAGGCTCGCATAACTATTCCCACCGTGAACTGGCCGCGATGACGCCGGCCCGACAGGCTGAGGAGATCGGGCGCTCCAAGGAGGTTCTCGACCGTAACCTGGGGCAGGACAGCCGCTATTTCTGTTATCCGAACGGCAGTTACGACGCGGAGACGCTGCGGCTGTTGAAGGCGAAGGGGTTTCGGCTGGCGGTGACCATCGAGCCTGGATGGGTGAAGCGCGGCGATACCCCGCTGCTGCTTAAGAGGGTCTGGATGGGCAACGGGGTGGATCTGAAGCAGTTCGAGACCAGGCTGACCCGCGAGGATTATCCGATCATCTAGCGATAGTGCTCTTTTATTCTGGCAAAAGAGGTAAGCGATGATAAGGTTGGTACTACCGACGAACATCTATATGAGGTTTTTGGTTCTCAATCTGGCGTTTCTTATTGTGACGGGGCCGCTGGTGGTTATTTTCGGCCCGTTTGCGAATATCAAGCGG is a window of Selenomonadales bacterium 4137-cl DNA encoding:
- a CDS encoding ABC transporter permease; this translates as MGEQSIIISILAAAVTAGTPILYAALGELLTERAGILNLGVEGIMLVGAVSGFIAAVATGSCWWGLLAAMAAGGAVAAIHGVLTITLRANQTVSGLALTLFGTGLSGYLGKSYIGMPVPQAFKAVTLGPLSDIPYLGAILFKHDVLVYASYLLVPAMAVFIHRTRPGLILRAIGENPAAADALGFKVFTLRHLYVIAGGMLCGVGGAYLSLAYAPSWLENMTAGRGWIAVALVVFALWDPWRALIGSYLFGGVDALGFNLQVLGVTVPTFFLSMMPYLFTILVLTLLMAKSGGRVVPPGALGLPYNREDR
- a CDS encoding xanthine phosphoribosyltransferase, whose product is MQELRERIVADGEVIGRDVLKVDSFLNHQIDPAFIQRMGREIAGRFAGEGVTKVLTVEASGIAVAAAVGLALGVPVVFAKKKQAVTQQGDLYSAEIFSFTRRESVHITVAPKYLRPEDVVLIVDDFLAHGEALSGLVKIVRQSGAKLAGAGIVIEKRFQRGGEALRAEGIRIESLAVIESMKAGVITFG
- a CDS encoding peptidylprolyl isomerase; protein product: MEKNPTAKFETTLGDFTVELFADKAPVTVENFVTLAKKGYYDGVIFHRVIPGFMIQGGDPTGTGRGGPGYAIPDEFHPDLKHDVPGILSMANAGPNTGGSQFFVTVAATPWLDNRHAVFGKVVAGMEVVEKISTVKRNASDRPVEPVEMKKVTVDGE
- a CDS encoding GIY-YIG nuclease family protein; protein product: MASSTAFTYVIACADGTFYTGWTTDLEARLAAHNAGAGARYTRGRGPVRLVYWEEYDDQGQARRRECEIKKMDRRRKEALVASGCRAVPAGKKPC
- a CDS encoding DUF169 domain-containing protein, which encodes MKSEIAARLKLRYGPVAIVLAEEKPAGALEFQEGKWGCVAAMLTAAAKGRQAVFGRGRHGCQGGGVGLGFCAAFPATPGGFDYFLSIGRGEGYPPGEGYKKTPELAASFREWLPTTEIPSTYVVFKPLEALGEGEEPAVVVFYANADQLSALVVLANYGRPGGDNVISPFAAGCHSTFLIPWHEGQQPRPRAVVGMTDISARPYIDADLLSFSVPMAMFREMEANIPGSFLDRHDWTKVAARLEKQE
- a CDS encoding lactate utilization protein is translated as MIVKQDQWCQDVEGWQRETLGKRVVEALKANWFDALYVPDREEATKYVLGYCVPGKVVAHGGSATLTRDMAIIDKIKATGATLIENAYGDPEAMFEGRRKQLLSDVYLCSVNALTMDGYLVSVDGAGNRTGAMTFGPRKVIVVAGANKICPDLPSAWQRLEKVAGPMNLKRLNAPTPCVQTGYCMDCRADKRGCRIYTVLKRRPMLTDITVVVVGENLGF
- a CDS encoding polysaccharide deacetylase family protein; protein product: MVIYVAVVALAGVFWLGGCAASGGKPAAPAGGQTAKPAAAEQNRKMPPPAGVPVLMYHKIGGEKGNDAVISEALFISHMEFLHNNGYKTLSLAELEAYLDGRAELPPKPVVITFDDGYRDTYEIALPVLKKYGLKSTLFIPVADADRRLSWAELREMKAAGMEIGSHNYSHRELAAMTPARQAEEIGRSKEVLDRNLGQDSRYFCYPNGSYDAETLRLLKAKGFRLAVTIEPGWVKRGDTPLLLKRVWMGNGVDLKQFETRLTREDYPII